Sequence from the Aspergillus nidulans FGSC A4 chromosome III genome:
CCCTTTGATGCAGTTTTGGGTCATCTTCTCGTCAATCGAGGCTTCTGTATAGACTGTGCTAACTTGCGCGGACTTTGCTACATTCACCCTCAACAAGATATCACTTGGCCAAACAGTACCTGGATAGAGCTCCGGCCAACCACTCCTTTGTAATACCACTGCATGAGCTCAACATGAGCTCAATATCAGGTTTCCTCGGGGCCATCCCAGGGGCgcagcagatcctccaaACCATGGCCGGCTCACTAGGCCTTGCTCCGCTTTCACATCCAGAAATTGCGTCTTCAGGAAGCACATTCCAACAATGTGGCAAACTCGAGCTGAGCTGCCAGACTAGTTACCACGGTCAAGATACCTGTTGTTTCAACTACCCGGGTgggcagatgctgcagacaCAATTCTGGGATGCGGATCCAGCAGTTGGACCTGAGAATTCTTGGACAATCCATGGGCTATGGTGAGCCAGGCTTTCTGGAGGGTAACATGCCAGTGAACTTGCCAAACTGATTATGACAAAGGCCAGATCATTGCAACGGCGGCTTCGACCAGTTTTGTGACTCTCATAGGAAGTACAGCAACATCTCCTTGATACTAATCGATGCGGGTCGAAGGGACCTGCTAGACGAGATGAGTACATACTGGAAAGACTACAGAGGCGACGACCCGAACCTCTGGGAGCACGAGTGGAACAAGCACGGCACTTGCGTTAGTACCTTAGAGACGCACTGCTACTCCGAGTACTACCCACAACAAGAAGTTGTTGATTACTTTGACAAGACCGTTGAGTTGTTTCATGACCTTCCTACTTACATGGTTCGTTCCTCCATCATACGAACCGAGTAATCACAACTTTACTAAAACGTTAGACTCTCGCCAATGCTGGCATCGTCCCGTCGTACACTCAGACCTACACCCGGCATGAAGTCGAGGATGCCCTCTCTAAAGCGCACGGTGCAACAGTCACAGTGCGGTGTCGATCTCAACGGCTGCAAGAAGTCTGGTACTTCTTCAACGTAGAGGGACCCCTCCAAACAGGGAAATTCGTGCCATCTGAACCAGGTTCGTTCATTCACACCCGACTTCAGTTTCTCACGTCGTCTATCTCACCCTGCTGATAATGAAACAGATGGCCAGACATCCAACTGCCCAGCCAAAGGCATAATATACCAGCCAAAGACCCCTAACAAGGACCCCGGACACGGCCATGAACCCACCAAAACCCGGCACCCCCATGGGCCGACAGGTGCCCCCTTTATTGGAAAAGGGAACCTGGTTGTTTCTACCATGGGTCAGCAGCGCGGCTGCATAATCGGTCGCGGAACGTGGTATTCGTCCGGCACGTGTGCTGATTTCAGAGCGAAGAGGGCGTCTGGTTTgtttccctccccctccccgcCGAGAGGGAAGACGTGACACTAATGCACCTCATCCATTTTCAGGAGACACATTTACGCTCTCATCTCGCAAAGGACCCTGTGCATTCAAGGACGATATTTTCACCTGCGGTTCTTATATCTCAAGCCCTGCGGAGTTCAGCGTAAGATTAATCTCTAGCCCCTTACGGCAGCAACATCATTAGGCAACTAACATGACTATTTAGGCCGAGGATGGCAAGCTCTCCTACCACGGAAACACGACCTTCTTCGCAGATAAAGCGCCAAAGGGTAAAGTGCAGAGTGACATCTTCGTCTCGGAGGCGGACCATCCCATTGAGCTGTCTATCGCATGGAGAGGATGAGTATCATAATAGATTATTGTTAGATGAGTATATATCTGCTTTCCTAAGCGTTTGGGTATGAAAAGCTATTATCTATTTGGTGCTTAGCTTAGACTTGAGAATTGGCCAAGGCCAAAACTAACCAATACATATATCCACATAACAGACTAATAAAATACGTCATCATTCAGATCTTTCATTGACTAGATAGACAGTAAAGTACAGGCCAGCAAAATAATCAAACGATTTTGAATATCACTTTAAGTCAACAGATCACAAGGATTgagagcaagaccaagagAGAAACGCCAGATATTGAAAGCATCCAGCCGAGTCAGTCCGACGCCTCAATTCCATGGGTAAGCACGAAAATCATCTTGGAAACATAGCAAAAACACAGCAAAAACGTAAACATCATACATCGGTTGTCAGGTTGGGTGAGATGTGACAGGCATAGGCAGAAGATTCAGATTTGGAGTCGAATCTGATTCGTTGACACTTAAGCATAAAGCAcgaaggaaaagaagggacGGCCTGTAATACAGAAGAAAATGGATGACAAAGCAAGTGTAAGAAAACGCCGATCTATTTTGCAGTTGCAGTCGCAGTAGGATCAGAAGCAGAGGTCCCAGCTGAAGAAGTGGATGGATGGTCGTACATATGCCATGAATCAGGCCATGCAAGCAAGGCAAGGAACGAACGGAGAAAGAACGAAATGCCCCGGGAGTAAAAAGAAGTCATTCTTTAAGTCATTTGTGTCAAAACATATTTGTCGTTATAAATCGCGATTGCTAGAATTGTACATGATCTCATATCGTGAGGTTGAAGGTCAGATCGTTGCGTTAAGCAAGGGTTCCAGTCGTTGATAATCTTGAGTCGTGAAGTGGTGAAGGGGCGTTGCACATTAGCCATTAATTATCCCGAGGTACGTCGCGTCGTGAAGTCTCTATAAAGTCATTTCCGTCGATTATTCAGTTTAGTCGAGGAAAAACTCCCTTGACATGACGTCCGACGCTTGTTCGTCGACTTGGAActggaaggaaaagaagtcATCGCCCATAGAGGGCCCTGTGGAGAAATTCTTCCCTTGGAGCAAATCCAAGCTGCTGTCAAACGCAGAGCCGTTGACGTAGTCTGGGAATGCAGCCATGTCCGAATCACCCAAGCCGAAATCTTGTTTGCCAAAGGCAGAGGAAGGTTCACtgttgatgaagatatcgagatcgGATGGTTGCGAAGGGTCGCTTAGGGTAGGCGCGGTGTGCGGAGAAGATAGTGCATGGCTGCTTGAACTTGAaacagaggagaaagagcatGTGCCGGCATCAGTGAGAAGGGGGAGGCCCGAATGCTCAAGAATGTTTTCCAGTGGTCGTTTGGATGATGACAAAGGTAGCATCTCGTCTTCGGAGCTCGGCGTGAGAGATCGCGGGCTGGCAGGCTTGCTTGCTGTACCGTAATTTGGAGATTCGGGCGGAGTGAAAGTGAACACTTCTGGCGGCAAGTAATTTTGGCTGTCAAATGTCACCATCTCgtctgctgagctggagccatGAAGGCTCATGTTCTCAAACACCTCCGAGGGCGGCGTACGACGAGAAGTGTCCGATTCGGAAGAATTGA
This genomic interval carries:
- a CDS encoding ribonuclease T2 rny1 (transcript_id=CADANIAT00005531), with protein sequence MSSISGFLGAIPGAQQILQTMAGSLGLAPLSHPEIASSGSTFQQCGKLELSCQTSYHGQDTCCFNYPGGQMLQTQFWDADPAVGPENSWTIHGLWPDHCNGGFDQFCDSHRKYSNISLILIDAGRRDLLDEMSTYWKDYRGDDPNLWEHEWNKHGTCVSTLETHCYSEYYPQQEVVDYFDKTVELFHDLPTYMTLANAGIVPSYTQTYTRHEVEDALSKAHGATVTVRCRSQRLQEVWYFFNVEGPLQTGKFVPSEPDGQTSNCPAKGIIYQPKTPNKDPGHGHEPTKTRHPHGPTGAPFIGKGNLVVSTMGQQRGCIIGRGTWYSSGTCADFRAKRASGDTFTLSSRKGPCAFKDDIFTCGSYISSPAEFSAEDGKLSYHGNTTFFADKAPKGKVQSDIFVSEADHPIELSIAWRG